The following proteins are co-located in the Polyangia bacterium genome:
- a CDS encoding GTP-binding protein, whose protein sequence is MAKEKFVRNKPHLNIGTIGHVDHGKTTLTAAITKVLAKKGGAKFLAY, encoded by the coding sequence ATGGCCAAAGAAAAATTCGTTCGGAACAAACCGCACCTGAACATCGGGACGATCGGACACGTCGACCACGGGAAGACGACGCTGACGGCGGCGATCACCAAGGTGCTGGCGAAGAAGGGCGGGGCGAAGTTCCTGGCGTAC